Proteins encoded within one genomic window of Salipaludibacillus agaradhaerens:
- a CDS encoding Gfo/Idh/MocA family protein produces MRLGIIGLGDIAQKAYLPVLAEKEGIEVVLCTRNPETLNALSKKYRFDETAHTVDELITKNIDAAIVSTVTDAHVETAEKLLANGIHTYIDKPISTVLSETEKVAKLAKESGVIAMVGFNRRFIPKVKELKQHGKANMIMIQKNRFSSPDFVRRFILDDFVHVVDTLRFLMDTEVKEVKVDFQKDGEMLNNLIIQLIGDNCHAIGIMNRNGAVNEEIIEYTTGHHKYVVNSLVETTHYHNKNINISKFGDWEPTLYKRGFYNIVDYFIDCVTNNRQPDPSIEDSLFTHEICESIVKAIDESL; encoded by the coding sequence ATGAGATTAGGTATCATTGGCTTAGGCGACATTGCTCAGAAAGCCTATTTGCCAGTATTGGCAGAGAAGGAAGGGATCGAGGTCGTCCTATGCACCCGCAATCCCGAGACACTTAACGCTTTATCAAAAAAATATCGTTTTGACGAAACCGCTCACACAGTAGACGAACTCATTACTAAAAATATCGATGCAGCGATCGTGAGTACTGTGACGGATGCTCATGTGGAGACAGCGGAAAAACTGCTTGCCAATGGCATTCATACATACATTGACAAGCCTATCTCCACCGTTTTATCGGAAACTGAAAAAGTCGCTAAACTAGCAAAGGAATCTGGTGTGATTGCGATGGTCGGGTTTAATCGCAGGTTTATCCCAAAAGTGAAAGAGCTCAAACAGCACGGAAAAGCGAACATGATTATGATTCAAAAAAATCGTTTCTCCTCTCCCGACTTTGTGCGAAGATTTATTTTGGATGATTTTGTTCATGTTGTAGATACACTTCGCTTTCTGATGGATACGGAAGTAAAAGAGGTAAAGGTTGATTTCCAAAAGGATGGGGAGATGCTTAACAATCTTATCATCCAGTTAATCGGGGATAACTGTCATGCCATTGGTATCATGAATAGAAACGGTGCGGTGAATGAAGAAATCATTGAATACACAACCGGCCACCATAAATACGTGGTGAATAGCCTCGTTGAAACAACACACTACCATAATAAAAATATTAATATATCAAAATTTGGTGATTGGGAGCCTACTTTGTATAAACGCGGCTTTTACAACATTGTCGATTACTTTATCGACTGTGTAACCAATAACCGCCAGCCTGACCCATCCATAGAGGATTCCTTGTTCACCCATGAAATTTGCGAAAGTATCGTTAAGGCAATTGATGAATCCTTATAA
- a CDS encoding immunoglobulin-like domain-containing protein: MWTFKHKKRLLSVSLIISLMLSPFIGGVYPSLVKAGNGSSHDITLVEWDFDKETSTATGGIESNLNREISLQGANLAGYVLGFGENSRAINSNRWNTLEDSYWLIDFATVGFEHLTVSSKQYGSNTGPRDFEIQYSLDNDTWLPLPHSNITVEYNWFRGQVNQLSLPVELNNRETVFLRWLKTSEEAVGIGHSLSTTGSNRIDDIIITGRPIDETDNPDDDIEEIPEDHEEEEETIEPQPDDDNEEHVEPSPDEEAPSDVITSIKAARSLYGQEVTIEGVANSDGSLFSPTDFSVYIQDEEAGIHLFNEHPDAFPTINEGDLIRASGVIDVSIDGIVQLIISQVDVIEENQPISVKTIDLSNYKEPDLLDAYDGQLITFTGYLEQVHDSSRTHFINEELDGIDVRAYDHASIDLTELATHHWYTVTAIFSKKTGSYEAIVRRTSDFLLELEQPPAPLSDKSAVDMDAAVLEVIFQGTDSYDRVLQNVILETTGRHGSSIVWYSPRPAVISSTGHVTNPVNGQVPVPLTAIISKGNFQKAKSFLLIVKPIHFEVVPPFSPVPIPVLPEDSYDEETPSDSDERDSNRTFPIYEDEDENRTDDNDSYPLPSNTEERVAKVTSPIITPSLPFMADNEVASEAIIKTEYRSATSNKEPEVANGHSPTLQRATSDAYPPETVHSLNNDSAFEEASIIVAETVVTIEGEKSASRHEEGLDEGPDSSTKTLTEQTNARSSWLHYLLLACFLSLLIATGAIFYFKKRTL, encoded by the coding sequence ATGTGGACGTTTAAACATAAAAAGAGGCTGCTGTCTGTGTCTCTTATTATTAGTCTTATGTTGTCGCCCTTTATTGGAGGTGTTTATCCTTCCTTAGTGAAAGCGGGGAATGGATCTTCCCACGATATTACACTTGTAGAGTGGGATTTTGACAAGGAAACTTCTACCGCTACAGGAGGAATTGAAAGCAATTTAAATCGAGAAATCTCGCTTCAAGGGGCAAATTTAGCTGGTTATGTTCTTGGATTCGGGGAGAACTCCCGAGCGATTAATTCTAATCGATGGAACACTTTAGAAGACTCGTATTGGTTAATCGACTTTGCCACCGTAGGGTTTGAACATTTAACCGTATCCTCAAAGCAATATGGCTCCAATACAGGGCCAAGGGATTTCGAGATTCAATATAGCTTGGATAATGATACTTGGCTACCTCTTCCCCATTCAAACATAACTGTAGAGTATAACTGGTTTAGAGGACAGGTTAACCAATTATCATTACCTGTAGAATTAAACAATCGAGAGACTGTCTTTCTTAGGTGGTTGAAAACATCTGAAGAAGCCGTTGGAATCGGTCATAGTTTGAGCACCACTGGCTCTAATCGCATAGATGATATTATCATCACAGGCCGTCCTATTGATGAGACTGACAACCCTGATGATGACATTGAGGAGATCCCAGAAGACCATGAAGAAGAGGAAGAGACGATTGAACCTCAACCAGATGATGACAATGAGGAGCACGTTGAGCCTTCACCTGACGAGGAAGCCCCTTCTGATGTTATCACTTCCATTAAAGCCGCCAGAAGTCTGTACGGTCAAGAAGTCACCATTGAAGGTGTTGCCAATAGTGATGGCAGCCTTTTCTCCCCGACGGATTTCTCCGTGTATATTCAAGATGAGGAAGCAGGAATCCACCTTTTTAATGAACATCCAGATGCGTTTCCTACGATAAATGAAGGGGATCTTATTCGCGCTAGTGGTGTCATTGATGTTTCAATAGATGGCATTGTCCAGCTCATCATCTCACAAGTGGACGTCATTGAAGAAAATCAACCGATTAGTGTTAAAACTATTGATCTGTCTAACTACAAAGAACCTGACCTTTTGGATGCCTATGACGGTCAGCTCATCACATTTACAGGTTATTTAGAACAGGTTCACGATTCGTCACGAACTCATTTTATTAATGAAGAATTAGATGGCATTGATGTTCGAGCTTACGATCATGCATCCATAGATTTAACCGAATTAGCCACCCATCATTGGTATACGGTAACTGCTATTTTTAGTAAAAAAACGGGTAGCTATGAAGCCATTGTGAGGAGGACGTCTGATTTTTTACTTGAGCTTGAGCAGCCCCCTGCCCCTTTGTCTGACAAATCAGCGGTAGACATGGACGCCGCAGTATTAGAAGTCATTTTTCAAGGTACGGATTCATATGATCGGGTGTTGCAAAATGTGATTCTCGAAACAACAGGTCGTCATGGCTCGTCCATTGTATGGTATAGTCCTCGCCCTGCCGTTATTTCATCAACTGGGCATGTCACAAATCCAGTAAATGGTCAAGTACCGGTGCCGTTAACAGCTATCATTTCAAAAGGCAACTTTCAGAAAGCCAAATCCTTTCTGCTTATAGTTAAACCTATACACTTTGAAGTGGTCCCACCATTTTCGCCTGTTCCTATACCTGTTTTACCTGAGGACTCTTATGATGAAGAAACGCCCTCTGACAGCGATGAGCGCGACAGTAACCGTACTTTTCCAATTTATGAGGATGAAGATGAAAATAGGACAGATGACAACGACAGTTACCCACTTCCTAGTAACACTGAGGAAAGAGTAGCAAAGGTGACATCACCTATCATTACACCGTCACTTCCTTTCATGGCTGATAATGAAGTTGCATCTGAGGCAATAATTAAGACTGAATACCGTTCAGCCACTTCAAATAAAGAGCCTGAAGTCGCCAACGGGCATTCTCCCACTTTGCAACGTGCTACTAGCGATGCCTATCCGCCTGAAACCGTTCATTCTCTAAATAACGATAGCGCTTTTGAGGAAGCAAGTATTATAGTGGCAGAAACTGTCGTCACTATTGAGGGTGAAAAGTCAGCTTCACGGCACGAAGAGGGGCTTGATGAAGGACCAGATTCTAGTACCAAGACCCTAACAGAACAAACGAACGCTAGGTCCTCGTGGCTTCATTATCTATTACTTGCCTGCTTTCTTTCGCTTTTAATTGCTACAGGCGCTATTTTTTATTTTAAGAAAAGGACTTTATAA
- a CDS encoding SIR2 family NAD-dependent protein deacylase, whose product MPKHVKDIQTAVDWLLQSQKTVVFTGAGMSTESNIPDFRSRSGWWKQIDPRTVATTEALTENYQLFHAFYTARIQALKDVLPHEGYHVLARWEKRGLIDLIGTQNVDGLHRKAGSDAVEELHGSIHMIKCHSCGKKASTACFIDGHVCEACGGKLRPNVVLFGEMLPQRAWQRTLSAIEKAELVLVIGTSLDVYPANQLPMMTDGRVVAINKEAHAGYTFDLTIEGKAGELLARMDEVMQS is encoded by the coding sequence ATGCCAAAGCACGTGAAAGACATTCAGACGGCTGTTGATTGGTTGTTACAATCACAAAAGACAGTTGTGTTCACAGGTGCGGGAATGTCAACGGAGTCGAACATTCCTGATTTCCGTTCTAGGTCGGGCTGGTGGAAGCAGATTGATCCGCGGACGGTGGCAACGACAGAAGCTTTGACTGAAAATTATCAGTTGTTTCATGCCTTTTATACAGCACGGATTCAAGCATTGAAAGATGTGTTGCCACATGAAGGCTATCATGTATTAGCACGGTGGGAAAAGCGTGGGTTGATTGATCTTATAGGCACGCAAAATGTAGATGGTCTGCACCGGAAAGCAGGAAGTGACGCTGTAGAGGAGCTGCATGGGTCTATTCATATGATCAAGTGCCACAGTTGTGGAAAAAAAGCATCTACGGCATGTTTTATAGACGGACATGTGTGTGAAGCATGCGGCGGCAAACTACGGCCCAATGTGGTGTTGTTTGGTGAAATGCTCCCACAAAGGGCATGGCAGCGAACACTGAGTGCGATTGAAAAAGCGGAGTTAGTCCTCGTCATTGGGACGAGCCTCGATGTGTACCCGGCGAACCAATTGCCGATGATGACGGATGGTCGGGTTGTAGCCATCAATAAGGAAGCGCATGCTGGATACACCTTTGATTTAACTATTGAAGGGAAAGCGGGCGAATTACTGGCCCGCATGGATGAGGTTATGCAATCGTAG
- a CDS encoding M20/M25/M40 family metallo-hydrolase → MSQRLWSTPDSLKHLLCELVSWESRTFTEGEKEFPIKLTEKLKKIPYFKAHPDHISLQDVDAGRKLLTALYKHPHATKTIVLLSHFDTVQTEEYGELEPLAFHPEELTLKLHERKDTLPIAAREDLESGNYLFGRGTMDMKMGLALHMALLDQVSAENWPINLLLLTVPDEEVNSAGMRIAVHELLHLADTYQLDYTLFLNSEPSFALHPGDKTHYIYTGTMGKIMPAALFFGKETHVGEPLSGITANYIASFMTQEIEWNSQFQEHDLGEATPLPVSLHQKDLKLEYSTQTPYRASALYNVFLMNRHAGDVLDLFEDVANEAANKCTTAYRQLCKREQIDGVRDVQVLRYEDVLAHAEKKFSSAFINDLMNAVEQHSEWDDREKSLGMADALMLQCPELAPAIVVLFAPPYYPAVNSSHDETIQTAISVIAQAAADYETALKHIHYFNGICDLSYVNYTGLDDEMTVYKKNTPVWGKTYDIPFNDMAKLKAPVLNVGPFGKDPHQRTERLHCDSAFVHTPHMLEQLIKHILAQTTVPQ, encoded by the coding sequence ATGAGTCAGCGATTATGGTCCACACCAGACAGCTTAAAACATCTTCTATGCGAGCTCGTTAGCTGGGAGAGTCGGACATTTACCGAAGGGGAGAAAGAGTTCCCTATCAAACTAACAGAAAAACTAAAGAAGATCCCTTACTTCAAGGCCCATCCTGATCACATCTCCTTACAAGACGTGGATGCCGGTCGAAAACTGCTCACAGCCTTATACAAGCATCCTCATGCCACAAAAACCATCGTGCTATTAAGCCACTTCGACACTGTTCAAACTGAAGAATACGGCGAACTAGAACCGCTCGCTTTCCACCCAGAAGAACTTACCTTAAAGCTGCATGAGCGTAAAGATACCCTTCCTATCGCCGCAAGAGAAGACCTTGAATCCGGCAACTACCTATTCGGCCGAGGCACGATGGACATGAAAATGGGCCTCGCCCTCCACATGGCCTTGCTCGATCAAGTAAGTGCTGAAAACTGGCCGATCAACCTGCTGCTTCTAACTGTACCTGACGAAGAGGTGAACTCCGCTGGTATGCGCATTGCCGTTCACGAACTATTACACTTAGCTGACACCTATCAACTGGACTACACGTTATTTTTAAACAGCGAACCCTCTTTTGCCTTACACCCAGGAGACAAAACCCACTACATTTATACAGGTACAATGGGAAAAATCATGCCAGCAGCCCTCTTTTTCGGTAAAGAAACGCACGTTGGGGAGCCGTTAAGCGGGATCACCGCCAACTATATTGCATCATTCATGACACAAGAAATCGAATGGAACAGCCAGTTTCAGGAGCACGATCTTGGGGAAGCCACACCGCTCCCTGTCTCCTTGCATCAGAAAGATCTCAAACTCGAGTACTCCACTCAAACACCTTATCGGGCTTCTGCCCTCTATAATGTTTTTCTTATGAATCGCCACGCTGGAGATGTCTTAGATTTATTTGAGGACGTCGCTAACGAAGCAGCCAACAAATGCACAACCGCCTATCGCCAACTTTGCAAGAGAGAACAGATCGACGGTGTCAGAGATGTGCAAGTCCTACGTTATGAAGATGTGTTAGCTCATGCAGAAAAGAAATTCAGCTCCGCCTTTATCAACGACTTAATGAACGCTGTAGAGCAACATTCCGAGTGGGATGATCGGGAAAAATCATTAGGCATGGCAGACGCCTTAATGCTCCAATGCCCTGAGCTGGCACCGGCGATCGTCGTCCTATTTGCACCGCCTTATTACCCAGCAGTCAACTCATCTCATGACGAAACGATTCAAACAGCTATTAGCGTAATTGCCCAAGCTGCCGCTGACTATGAAACAGCGTTAAAACATATTCATTACTTTAACGGCATCTGCGATTTGAGCTACGTGAATTATACCGGCCTCGATGATGAAATGACCGTCTACAAAAAAAACACCCCTGTCTGGGGCAAAACATACGATATTCCATTCAATGACATGGCAAAATTAAAAGCACCTGTGTTAAATGTAGGGCCATTCGGCAAAGACCCACATCAACGCACCGAGCGGCTTCATTGTGACAGTGCATTCGTCCATACACCGCACATGTTAGAGCAACTTATTAAACACATTCTCGCCCAAACGACCGTACCGCAGTAG
- a CDS encoding alcohol dehydrogenase catalytic domain-containing protein: MQAVTFQEKDTVAVKQVETPKIQTGDDMIIKITASGICGSDLHLLKTGIPLEQNYIIGHEPMGIVEETGPNVKSLKKGDRVVIPFNVSCGTCYYCQNQMESQCDESNPHSDNGGLFGYSKQFGNYPGGQAEYLRVPYADQTSFKVPTSSELDDESLVMLSDVIPTSWWSVEQVKEGDTVIVLGSGPIGLMTQKLAWLKGADRVIAVDQVSHRLDHAKQTNNVETFDFSQSPEIGDILNETTKGGADVVIDCVGMDGTVPPGETFGSQGDNQFGTISPIVTASKAVRKFGLVQLTGVYGTEANNFPIGDFFSRNVSLKMGQAPVVHMMPKLYNMIENNEFDPTDIITHRMPLEKAQTAYDIFDQKEDGNIKVIFKP; encoded by the coding sequence GTGCAGGCAGTAACTTTTCAAGAAAAGGATACAGTGGCAGTAAAGCAGGTGGAAACACCAAAAATTCAGACTGGCGATGACATGATAATCAAAATCACTGCATCTGGTATTTGCGGATCAGACTTACACTTATTAAAAACGGGTATTCCCTTAGAACAAAATTACATTATTGGTCACGAGCCGATGGGAATAGTAGAAGAAACAGGGCCTAACGTTAAAAGTTTAAAGAAAGGTGACCGTGTTGTGATCCCTTTTAACGTGAGCTGTGGCACATGTTATTATTGTCAAAACCAAATGGAAAGCCAATGTGACGAGTCAAATCCTCATAGTGACAATGGGGGACTTTTCGGCTATTCGAAGCAATTTGGTAACTACCCAGGAGGTCAGGCAGAATATTTGCGCGTACCTTACGCCGACCAAACATCCTTTAAAGTCCCTACATCCAGTGAGTTAGATGACGAAAGTCTCGTCATGCTTTCCGATGTCATCCCCACGTCTTGGTGGAGTGTTGAACAAGTTAAAGAAGGGGATACCGTCATCGTATTAGGTAGTGGTCCAATAGGGCTAATGACACAAAAACTTGCTTGGCTAAAAGGGGCAGATCGTGTCATTGCTGTCGACCAAGTCTCTCACCGGTTGGACCATGCTAAACAAACGAATAATGTGGAAACCTTTGATTTTAGTCAATCACCTGAAATTGGTGATATATTAAATGAAACGACGAAGGGCGGCGCAGATGTTGTCATCGATTGTGTAGGTATGGATGGCACCGTTCCTCCAGGAGAAACATTTGGATCTCAAGGGGACAACCAATTCGGCACGATCAGTCCCATTGTTACAGCATCAAAGGCCGTACGGAAATTTGGGCTCGTCCAATTAACAGGCGTTTATGGGACAGAAGCTAACAACTTCCCAATTGGCGACTTTTTCTCTCGAAACGTCTCACTAAAAATGGGCCAAGCTCCTGTGGTTCATATGATGCCAAAGCTATATAACATGATCGAAAATAATGAGTTTGATCCAACGGATATTATTACACACCGTATGCCACTAGAAAAAGCCCAGACAGCGTACGATATATTTGACCAAAAAGAGGACGGCAACATTAAAGTTATTTTTAAACCTTAA
- a CDS encoding chymotrypsin family serine protease, with protein MPHLPKEEIEKVRQVKSKGNEAAFLRKKHVVGVGIGVKIKDGKPTGKPALITYVTSKKPLSTLEADDVIPETVDGVETDVIEIGMPTIQPVLKEKEFLRTLPSNELTSRMRPVKGGWSVGHYDITAGTIGAVVFNKDEHVPTTYYVLSNNHVLANSNAASIGDPILQPGPVDGGEAPDDQIAKLSRFVPIDFTPDKPLEEHNNLVDAAIAEGSLQELDREVYWNGYVKGWKRKDDLEVGTIVKKTGRTTGYTTAEVTSVDATIDVNFGGNRVARFHDQILTTHFSEGGDSGSLVTNADNEAVGLLFAGSPEITILNHIENVRDLLRIDFV; from the coding sequence ATGCCACATCTGCCTAAAGAGGAGATTGAGAAGGTCAGGCAAGTGAAAAGTAAGGGGAACGAAGCTGCATTTTTACGCAAAAAACATGTCGTTGGCGTCGGAATTGGTGTGAAAATCAAGGATGGAAAACCTACTGGAAAGCCAGCTTTAATCACTTATGTCACGAGCAAAAAACCACTTAGCACGTTAGAAGCAGATGATGTCATTCCCGAGACGGTAGATGGTGTGGAAACAGATGTGATAGAAATTGGTATGCCGACTATTCAACCAGTACTTAAAGAGAAAGAATTTCTCCGTACCCTCCCCTCCAACGAACTTACGTCAAGAATGAGACCAGTAAAAGGCGGCTGGAGTGTAGGACATTATGACATTACAGCAGGTACTATAGGTGCGGTCGTCTTCAATAAGGATGAACACGTTCCTACCACGTATTATGTTCTCTCCAACAATCACGTCCTAGCTAATAGCAACGCCGCAAGCATAGGAGACCCGATTTTACAGCCCGGTCCAGTGGACGGCGGCGAGGCTCCCGATGACCAAATTGCGAAACTCAGCCGATTTGTACCGATCGACTTTACCCCAGATAAGCCTTTAGAGGAACATAACAACTTAGTGGATGCTGCCATTGCTGAAGGCTCTCTTCAAGAGCTAGACCGAGAAGTTTATTGGAATGGTTATGTGAAAGGGTGGAAACGAAAGGACGATTTAGAAGTGGGAACTATCGTCAAAAAAACTGGTCGTACGACAGGCTATACTACAGCGGAAGTTACCTCAGTCGACGCGACCATAGATGTTAACTTTGGAGGAAACCGCGTAGCACGATTCCACGATCAAATTTTGACAACGCACTTTTCAGAAGGTGGAGATAGCGGTTCTCTAGTCACGAATGCAGACAATGAAGCTGTCGGTCTCTTGTTCGCTGGAAGCCCAGAAATCACGATCCTTAATCATATTGAAAATGTCCGCGATTTACTTCGTATAGACTTCGTATAA
- a CDS encoding MFS transporter: MTETSLWKNNAFICLFASYATSMMGRWFDMVAILMLFGYIWDVSPLIMAFIPIAYALPNALLSQFAGIIADRFNKVHLMIYADIGTALLTIALAFTPFPWLALLILLLRATLTVIHFPAQQALIKYIVPEKLLVKAITMTGTANELTKIIGPLAGGALGAIFSPRLCILINALAYLVSAIILIRMDKKSIPRENIEAKSIKQSETFWASWRDGWQTVLTNRRLSVSFLFAFLAMTAIQLVDVQLPVLLREFAPDQPELTGWIMAAAGAGAAVMMIILSQRQRTLHYGINLGGSLVLIGCGFGGMSLIYEGMPSYLPLFFGFLAGLGVGLFTVSTSYILQKESTEKTISRISGIYSSLSGFVVLLAPLIGGLLVHLWGASPVYQGVAVALILIGSSGFLCHKLLWGNTQAQDDSHPHSQTHEIS, from the coding sequence ATGACAGAGACTTCTTTATGGAAAAATAACGCCTTTATATGCTTATTCGCTTCTTACGCCACCTCTATGATGGGACGTTGGTTCGATATGGTAGCTATCCTTATGCTATTTGGCTACATTTGGGACGTGTCACCACTCATAATGGCTTTCATTCCGATCGCTTATGCCCTTCCAAATGCCCTTCTAAGCCAGTTTGCTGGCATAATCGCTGACCGCTTTAATAAGGTTCATTTAATGATCTATGCTGATATAGGAACGGCATTGCTTACAATAGCGCTAGCTTTTACACCTTTTCCATGGCTGGCACTTCTCATCTTATTATTGCGTGCCACACTTACAGTCATTCACTTTCCAGCGCAACAAGCTTTAATTAAATATATCGTGCCAGAAAAGCTTCTCGTTAAAGCCATTACGATGACTGGAACAGCTAATGAGCTAACAAAAATTATCGGCCCCTTAGCTGGTGGTGCCCTTGGCGCTATCTTTTCACCAAGACTTTGTATCCTTATAAATGCGCTTGCTTATCTCGTATCAGCTATCATATTAATTAGGATGGATAAAAAGTCCATTCCTCGTGAAAATATAGAAGCAAAATCCATTAAACAGTCAGAAACTTTTTGGGCATCATGGCGTGACGGTTGGCAAACAGTTCTCACTAATCGGCGGCTCTCCGTCAGCTTCCTCTTTGCTTTCCTAGCTATGACAGCAATCCAACTCGTTGACGTACAACTCCCTGTTTTGTTACGAGAATTTGCCCCTGATCAGCCTGAGTTAACTGGATGGATTATGGCTGCAGCTGGTGCTGGGGCGGCCGTGATGATGATCATCCTGTCACAAAGACAGAGAACACTTCATTATGGGATCAACCTAGGCGGCAGTCTCGTACTAATAGGATGTGGGTTCGGTGGGATGAGCCTTATCTATGAAGGCATGCCGAGCTACCTCCCTCTCTTTTTCGGCTTTCTTGCTGGGCTAGGTGTCGGCCTTTTTACCGTTAGCACCAGCTATATTTTACAAAAAGAATCCACTGAAAAAACGATTAGCCGTATCTCTGGTATTTACAGTTCATTAAGCGGATTTGTTGTCTTGTTAGCACCACTGATCGGCGGCTTGCTCGTTCATCTGTGGGGAGCTTCTCCTGTCTATCAAGGAGTGGCTGTGGCCTTAATATTAATAGGAAGTAGTGGTTTTCTATGTCACAAGCTATTATGGGGGAACACACAAGCCCAGGACGACTCACACCCCCATTCTCAAACCCACGAAATCAGTTAG
- a CDS encoding GntP family permease, translating to MTMQVTTLGTLLALVVTIGLILRQVAPAYAMMAGAFVGGICGGAALNGTLHIMLTGAEGMVGVVLRVLAAGVLAGVLIESGAAKKIAESILNGLGEKKALLAVAGATMILTGVGVYVAVAVLTIAPVALAIGKRTNMSKLAVLLAISGGGKAGNIISPNPNSIAVSDAFDVPLTTVMFAGVLPAVVGVGIAYMMARKLRHVGEAVESKDMTTEEDSEDMSLMKALSAPATAIFLLLLQPTAGIVIDPLFALPAGGVVGTLVMEKGSYLNQYIQSGLSKMAGVAILLLGTGTLAGVISNSAIIGHILNGIDTFHIPAYVLAPLSGIIMSGATGSTAAGTAVAGSVFAPTMMELGLHGLAGAAMVNAGATVLDHMPHGTYFHITRSSVHMGMKERFKLLPYETVIGLVLAVVSTLIFGVLGVLFL from the coding sequence ATGACAATGCAAGTCACCACACTTGGGACGTTGTTGGCGTTAGTCGTTACGATTGGTTTAATTTTAAGACAAGTAGCACCTGCATATGCCATGATGGCAGGTGCATTTGTAGGTGGCATATGTGGTGGAGCTGCCTTAAATGGGACGCTACATATTATGTTAACCGGTGCTGAAGGGATGGTCGGTGTCGTCTTACGTGTTCTTGCAGCAGGAGTGCTGGCAGGGGTGCTTATTGAGTCAGGAGCAGCAAAAAAAATTGCAGAATCGATTTTGAACGGTTTAGGAGAAAAGAAAGCTTTACTTGCAGTGGCAGGAGCGACTATGATATTAACAGGCGTCGGTGTGTATGTGGCGGTTGCTGTATTAACTATTGCGCCAGTGGCTTTAGCTATAGGGAAGCGAACTAATATGTCAAAGTTGGCTGTACTTTTAGCCATTTCTGGTGGGGGAAAAGCAGGAAATATTATCTCCCCCAATCCCAATTCAATTGCAGTGTCTGATGCGTTTGATGTGCCACTGACAACCGTCATGTTTGCAGGTGTGCTCCCAGCAGTCGTGGGGGTGGGTATTGCGTATATGATGGCACGAAAGCTGCGTCATGTGGGCGAAGCAGTAGAAAGCAAGGATATGACGACCGAGGAAGATAGTGAGGATATGTCATTAATGAAAGCTTTATCAGCCCCAGCGACAGCTATTTTTTTATTATTATTGCAACCGACTGCTGGTATTGTGATTGATCCTTTGTTTGCCCTTCCTGCCGGTGGCGTTGTAGGCACTCTTGTTATGGAAAAGGGCAGCTATTTAAATCAATATATTCAATCGGGATTAAGTAAAATGGCAGGAGTGGCAATTTTATTGTTAGGAACAGGGACATTGGCTGGCGTGATTTCGAACTCAGCTATCATTGGACACATTTTAAATGGTATTGACACCTTTCATATTCCAGCTTACGTTCTAGCACCTTTATCAGGCATTATTATGTCAGGTGCTACAGGTTCAACAGCTGCCGGGACCGCTGTGGCCGGAAGTGTGTTTGCACCGACAATGATGGAATTGGGGCTGCATGGTTTAGCAGGGGCAGCCATGGTCAATGCAGGTGCTACCGTACTCGATCATATGCCCCATGGAACGTACTTTCATATTACGCGTTCAAGCGTTCATATGGGTATGAAAGAGCGCTTTAAGCTGTTGCCGTATGAGACTGTGATCGGTTTAGTGCTTGCCGTCGTGTCAACGCTTATTTTTGGCGTGTTAGGTGTCCTATTTTTATAA